The window CTCAGGATCCGGGTGAATGGGGCGAGATGAACACTCCAACGGCGATGTTGATGAGCTCACACGATATGTTCGAGACACCCCGCGAATGGGTCGAACGAACCCAGCGTGTTGATCGCTGGACCGAAGTCTCGCGTGGCGGCCACTTCCTCGAATGGGAGGAACCCGAACTCGTTGCCGAGGACATCTGTGAGTTCTTCGCCACGCTGGATGACCCGGAGACTGAGTAGGTAGTGGGCTATCTTCTCCCGGAGTAATCTTTGATGTAGCCCGAAAACTCGATCAAATTCTTCGTTTCCCGTCTTCGTCGTACGGCAGTAGATCTTCTGCTGCCAGTCCGACGATCTTCTCGATCCGTGCGTCTCTCGTTTCGGAGGTTTTTGCATCCTCAACCGACGTAATGTAGGTGTACTGGTTTGTATTGGAAAAGTCTTGGAAGTTCGTCCACGCGGCTTCGTTTTGCTGTAAGGCGTCTTTAAGCGCAGATGGTATGTCGTGATCTTCTCCAACCCGATAGGCATTTTCCCATTCGCCGGATTCTTTCGCTGCTTTGATGAGCTCCATTCCAGCGGGAGTCATCTTTCGATTTTCAATCATTGCTTGGACACGTTCTTTATTAATCTTTGACCACTTGCTATCCGGCTTTCGCGGAGTGAACCGTCGCTTGTATGTCTCGTCATCGATTCCGTTAACGAGGCCGTCGATCCATCCGAAACAGATCGCTTCTTCAACGGACT is drawn from Halococcus salifodinae DSM 8989 and contains these coding sequences:
- a CDS encoding YdeI/OmpD-associated family protein, which produces MSSKPTFFMSRSEFRTWLETNYDATDELWLGYYKKDAEQTGISYNESVEEAICFGWIDGLVNGIDDETYKRRFTPRKPDSKWSKINKERVQAMIENRKMTPAGMELIKAAKESGEWENAYRVGEDHDIPSALKDALQQNEAAWTNFQDFSNTNQYTYITSVEDAKTSETRDARIEKIVGLAAEDLLPYDEDGKRRI